One genomic window of Nocardioides daphniae includes the following:
- the tmk gene encoding dTMP kinase, translating to MTSPAVYADSGLFVCFEGGDGGGKSTQSQLLLDWVTSLGHTALLTRQPGGTAVGQEFRRIVLSPETGNLSPRTEALAYAADKAEHVDAVVRPALERGEVVITDRYVDSALAYQGAGRALDVDEVEEVMRWATGGLRPHLTVVLDLPPEAGLGRFEGRDRIEGESLDFHERVRAKFLALAAADPDHYLVLSARDSIESIHADIRERVAPLLPAVPEVAR from the coding sequence GTGACTTCACCTGCCGTCTACGCCGACTCCGGTCTCTTCGTCTGCTTCGAGGGCGGCGACGGCGGCGGCAAGTCCACGCAGTCGCAGCTGCTGCTCGACTGGGTGACCTCGCTCGGCCACACCGCGCTGCTCACCCGCCAGCCGGGCGGCACGGCCGTGGGGCAGGAGTTCCGCCGCATCGTCCTCTCGCCCGAGACCGGCAACCTGTCGCCGCGCACCGAGGCCTTGGCGTACGCGGCCGACAAGGCCGAGCACGTCGACGCCGTCGTGCGTCCCGCGCTGGAGCGGGGCGAGGTGGTGATCACCGACCGCTACGTCGACTCCGCGCTCGCCTACCAGGGCGCCGGCCGGGCCCTCGACGTCGACGAGGTGGAGGAGGTCATGCGCTGGGCGACCGGAGGCCTGCGCCCCCACCTGACCGTCGTGCTCGACCTGCCGCCCGAGGCCGGCCTGGGCCGCTTCGAGGGCCGCGACCGGATCGAGGGGGAGTCGCTCGACTTCCACGAGCGGGTGCGCGCCAAGTTCCTGGCGCTCGCCGCGGCCGACCCCGACCACTACCTGGTGCTCTCGGCGCGCGACTCGATCGAGTCGATCCACGCCGACATCCGTGAGCGGGTCGCCCCGCTGCTGCCCGCCGTGCCGGAGGTGGCCCGATGA